In Papaver somniferum cultivar HN1 chromosome 9, ASM357369v1, whole genome shotgun sequence, the genomic stretch TTCTATGTATATTAGCCAAAATCCCGAAGTTCACTGCGAGTGCAAGTGCAGACCTTGCGAATAACTGTTAATTTATAATCAATCAAAAAGAGCAGATAGAACCTCATTGGATATTCATAATGCATCTTATATAGATATAGacgtctttgttttgttttttgaaataCCCACTTCCCTTGCTTTAACTGGGGTCGAGTGGTCATTCTGTCCCTGTATTTCCCTTCTCTTCTCCAATGCATATTTCTCGGTTTATAGAAATAACAAATGGGATTCAGAAATGCGTTTTGTATTATGCAATTTTTCTTGTGTCCCCTCACCAAGTTCTTGTactgatttccttttttttttccctttcttaATAAATCCGTAGACTCCAAGAAGTCATTGCTAAATGTCTTTCGAAATCGAATCTGTCATCCAAAGATGGCAATGGTGATTGACGACCGGCTGAAGGTGTGGGAAGATAAGGATCAGCCTCGGGTTCATGTTGTACCTGCATTTACTCCATATTATGCTCCTCAGGCAGAGGTACTAAGTTATGGTTTTTCGTAAGCTTGTTCAGTGAGTGGAATTCTGTATCTTATTTGAATCTGAAGGGCTTCTTTTGTTCTTGATAGACAGCAAATGCAGTACCGGTTTTGTGCGTAGCAAGAAATGTTGCCTGCAATGTTAGAGCTGGGTTTTTCAAGTACGTTATTCTCAAAGCAGTTATTTTATATGGTTATTTATCGGATTATTGTTATCATCTTCAATTTACCTCTTAGTATCTGATGTATTAAACATGACATATTTGGCAGAGAATTTGACGAAAATCTATTGAGAAAAATTTCTGAAATTTGCTATGAAGATGAAGTTGCAAATTTGCCTTATCCACCTGATGTTAGTGATTTTATGATGTCAGAGGTAAGCAAGTTGGCTGCATTTTATACTGGAACCAGTAAAAGATTCGCAAATGTTAACATGTTAGTTCCCTATTTTGTCAGGATGCTGGTTTTATACCAAATGGCAACAGAGATGCCCCCATAATTGAGGGTATGCATGGTGCTGAAGTTGAACAGAGACTAAAGCAACCTGTGAGTCTGCATTGGTTTTTTTCATTAGTTTTGATTTGCACTTATTTGTCACTAAAGAAAATTTGATGCCCTTCGTTTGAGAAATTAGTTGTCTTTGCTTTTCAACTATCCACACCACTCCTTGTCTCCAATAATGAAAATTAGCTTGTTTATATTTTAGGATGACAAGAAAATGGTGGATTCAGCAGCACCTTTTGTTGGTAATAATCATGATTTGAGGCCTCACATTTCGCAGCAACCAGTAACTGTCTCGCACGACGTTACCTGGCCGTCGGCTCCGAGAACCTTTGTGCCACTACAGAGTATaatgattaaattttttttttttgctattatGTTCTAGTGGTGTTTTCTTTTCATCATGTACTCACATCATGTTCTCCACACACATTTTAGAGCCTAGTTTGCTTGGAGTTTCTGTGAGACGAGAAGTCAATCCTTCAGAGTTATACCCTGAATCAGGGAGAAGAATCATCACCATGCCTCACGGACAGGATGTGCGGGAACCTGGGTTGGGTGACTCTTCAAATCTATCAAGACCATTTGTACAAGTAGCAGTACCATCAGTCCAGGGTCGCGGAGGTTGGTTGGTGGAAGAGGACCCCAACGTGGGACCTAGTAACCAAACGTTAAGGCAACTTCAGGATGCTGGTGCATCAAATCCTGACAAACAACGAGGTTATCATCGCAGTGTTGAGAATTCCTTACCCTCTGGCACTCTTCCTCCCCTACCTCAAGTAAAGAATGAACAGGTTCGTCTTTTGTGCCTTGCTGACTACCGGAATTCAACTGTTAGTTTTGGCGCTTCACTCAAAGCCAGAGTTAATTATACAAGTCATACGGAACAAACCAGTTAGTTAAATTCTTTCTAATATGCAGGAGTTTTTGGGACATAAACGGCAGAAACTTAATGATCAACTGTCAAGCCAGTCTTTGCCGTCAGGTATGTAAAAAGTTTCACCAATTGACAATCAAAATGGTCTCTCTATTATATTTAACAGGCAAATTGTATACACGCTCCATTTCGTGTCTCGCATTCATCAATATGCTTGCTTCTTGTTATACTCTTTTTCAGAACAAAATGGGATAAATTTGAATCAAGTGTCCATTACCACCAGAGAAAATGAAACTGGAAAAGTGTTTCCTCCCTCTATGTCTATAGGAGTGCTGCAAGAAATTGGTCGTAGGTGTGGCAGTAAGGTATGTCATACGGCTTAGACTTTGAACCCCACATATTTCTTAAATGTTTTTGTATCAAGGCATAAAGGACGGAAGGATATAGCAAATAATGTTGCGTTTTCCTGTGTAGGTTGAGTACAAATTTGATACAAGCACGAGTAAGGATCTGCAGCTTTTCGTTGAGGTAGGTTTACCATTTTCCTTGCTTTCAGTCTGATGTTAGAGCTTTTCTATTTTGTAAGTTTTTAATTATGGATGAACTGCTTATACTTTTTGCACTTGACTCATTATAATCTGTATTGTTTCATGAATCCGATTCAGGTTTTGTTCGGTGGTGAGAAGATAGGGGTTGGCAAGGGAAAAACAAGGAAAGATGCTCAGCAACAGGCAGCTGAGAACGCTCTTCGCAGCTTGGCAGGTATATGCGCTGATTATCTGCTGTGCCCTGTTGGTTAAGGATATGAGAAGACCTATTCAAGTGCTCTTTAAGTCATTATTTCCATTCTATAGCTAGTAATTAATAATTTGGTAACAATGCAGATAAATATGTTGCACACATTGCACCTGAGTCTGGAGCTGTGCACAAAGATTTGGATAAACTCTCCCTCGTAAAggaaaatggattcatatgggaTATTATGGATCCAGCGAAGGATGAGTTGTCGAAGGAGGTGGCTTTGCCAAACTTGAGTACTTCGCGAACACCTTTTATGGTGTAGCAACAAATCAGAATTAGTTTAAACTAGAACAGAATAGTGGTAATTTCACCTAAAAGTGATTGAAGTTTTGATcatcatgttcttaagcttgtAATTTGGTCAAGTGTAAAGCTGTCATATCCTATTGGTCTGTAATAGTCAGGTGATTAATTGTcataatttctttcttttttttgcttatatttttcttttttctggtcTTCTTTCTCTCAACCTCATTTCACTCTTTATTACCAAGGAAAATCTGTTCAACGTATTTGACCAAACAAAACCTCAACTTTTGGTAGGAAATGGGCCTGGATGCTATTGGATTAAGCAGTCCGAGGTTAAGGCGTTCAAAATGGCAACCAGATAAAAGTCCTGTGTTTGGGGTATTATGTTATCTCACGGTCACAGGTAGCATTCAAGAGGGAACTGAATTTAGTTGTGAGATTAGATTTTTTGGAGCTGAAGTATGATGTCCATCTTTTGGAGCCGAAGTATGATGTCCGAATATTACATCTAAATTCAGAGGCAAGCGACTATCTCTTTCATTTTATGGGCTGCAGTTCATCATTCAGTTCCAACTTGAGTAATGCTGCAACATCCAGGTATCGCCATACCTTCATCTCTTTTTGTGTTGTGCAATTGTGATAATTAATGAGACTACTTGACATTTTCTCTACACTGCTCTTAAACAATATGAGTATGGAAAAATTCTCTCAAGTCTATTGGGTTTGGAGGATATTTATTACCTCTCAATTAAAGTATTTATGGGAAAGAAACAAGCAGTTACCGTCActtgtttctttttgtttgagAAATGCACGTGTCCACGAGGGAAGACGCATGACAGATAATCTTCCTAGCTTAATTGGGGGTCATCGGAATTATTTGGGGCCATGCACTAgaggtagggctgtcaatggatgctAACGTAACGGAAATAGGCTCTGCCGTTGCCGTTGCGATTAAAAGTTAgcggatatccgttatccgttcATTTCCGGCGGAAACAGGAAATTCAAAAACGttaccgttacgttggacttaccggataacggatatttttccgctgtcatccggtatgtcacaggacaaccacaaaacaggctaaaaacacataacaagtacacataacagctttaaaatccaacaaaacaggttctaaatccatgccacaccaaaaagagacatacagatgttcatgccacacaagaaaacaagttcataatcttcatgttttttttgcaaaaaaaaacatctccatctccatttgagtcaacaactgcaaatgcatttctcctccatctccagattctcctctgccaagtcccaagtgccaactgcatctgcaaatgcatttaccttactccttagtccagaacttctgcattttgaaagaaaaatcaaaagtgttagacattttaagctggcaatgtcattgtcagtgcaataagccaataaaatgcaaaaaaaagaaagattaagaTGTACCTGTAACACAACTACACTGtcactgagagtgagatctggcagccaatcacccaaacaaagcatcaacaagatctggagctaatgaactcctgtgagatgtgagaactctgccaccaatgctaaacatagattctgatgctacacttgtcactggaactgccaatacatctcttacaatccttgagagaattgggtacttaggagcatgattcttccaccaacttaagatatcaaacctcatttcttcagtggctgtgcctttaggaagaactggttctgctaagtatgtctcctattctgacttctcaacctcaaacatattgttttccataatgaaatcatcataaccaaattcatatgatgttgttgtacctgcAGAGCTCTCAATTGCAGTTGAATGCATTTCAGTATCAAAGTAATCTGGAGCTGTAGTGTTAGTTTCATAAGCACAAAAAAGAGCATTGAGTtcaagctcaaatttgttatagtgacttttatagtgttccacaccatatactctcttcataacaaactccacccatttagctttgtacctaggatccaaaacaactccaattcccatcaaagtgttactttctttccagtagctatcaaatttcatcctcatattcttggccatatctctgatatactcatgctcactTGATTACCATAgcttaatgcatctattaacttcttgaaccccattataatacaaatttgctatgggatacttaatcccagcaaatttggttgaaaggacatcaaacaattccaaacattcacatatgtgTACTCCTTGTTGCCACTCCTTAGAGGTTGGTAGCATCTTGAAGTCATCATCCAAATCAGCTAGCCTAGCAAAAGCTTGTCTCAAAAAATTGCATCCTTtagcatcttaaaggtggagttccacctggtatccacatctaaaccgacagaccttgaagcaggaagcttaacttgggaaattgcacattcaaatctctcttttctagcctgacttgacttgacatattttacacactctctaactgcatctataaatggagcagcTACTCTCATTCCCCACCCAACAATTAAGTGCAATATATGATTACaacacctcatttggaacatatacccattaagaactaaacagtctttgctatcaagccatttcttcagCTGTTCCATCATAACATTTTTGGATctagcattgtcagcagctaCAACAAAAAGCTTATTGTCTATGTTCCATTCTAGAcacactgatttcactacagatgctagaacCTCTCCAGagtgtggtgatggcactaaagtatatgctagtgttttcttaaCCAGATTCCACTCCTCATCTATGTAATGCAGtgtcacacaacaataaccatcctttgtatgcttacatgaccacatatctgttgttaaactaTATTTAAATGTAATATTCTCAAATTGTTCTTATAATTGCAGATTGAACTCAGTTGTTAGTCTCATGACgtcttccctaactgtattcctagtgtaaaacTTAGCAGTAGGATTCAAAGacttaacaaactctctaaaataaggatgctcaactatagtgattggataaccatgtttagcaatcattttggcaACTAGTGTCCTAGTAACAACAGGATCAAACTTCCAATTTGCTAACTTGGTTTGAGCATTACCTGTTTTGATAGAAGTATCTTGCTTTGTCCTTTTTTATTGTCAGGCTTTTCTTTGCAGATTTTGGCATGGTAATGCAAGCGGCTGGTTCCTTGGTTACCGGGAGCAGGTATTCTCTTGTGACAGTGTTTGCATTCAGCTATCAGTACCCCAACCTCCTTCCCACCTTTTACTTTCTTCTTTCCAACCTTCCTTTCAAAATCAACCCATACATCAGACCTTACTGAgcgcatttttttcttctcttcaactataactgggtcttcatctacttctacatcttcttcttcttcttctctaggacGAATTGCAGGTGTAATAGAAGCAGGTATTGAATTCACTCCAGAAGCTTGAACTTGGTTGGATGCAGCAGCAGGTAAATGTGATGCAACTGAAAAAGAGAGATTTTGTGAAGACCCaacatggtttgatgctcctctttcgctttgggacatgattaatttcacaaatctgaaattgtgaaccctaatttcagaaaccctaaattgaaaattgagttttgaagattgaaattaaactcaaaggaaattgaagaagagaaccctagtttctaatcagtaatcacacagagaagatgatgatttctaaggcagagaagacgatgcttgattcagcatccctagttttctctctttttctctctgagtTCTCTGTTGTGTCGATAAAACTGAAGTGAAGAATGAGATAAACCAAACATAATAACCCTAGGTATAAGAATTTACACGTGCAGTACGCATGTTTCCGGATgacggaactaaacctaacgcAAATACACGGTTCCACTACCTACGTTAGTAATGGATTATCCGTCAGCTTATCagtatcggatatccgtttaccactatgtcggatggtagcagtaacggcaaacggattatcggtatcggatGTCGGCTaatcggtatccattgacaggcctaactagaggacaaaaaaggtgaccagaacctaatttgggtcaccccttataaaaatatttttaaatggctaaaatgcccttaaatgattagtgttaaaatttaattaattagtgataatcttaattaattagtgataatcttacttaattagagtttaattttttttccagattttttgtctgcaatttttagtctaacttttttttttgtccagatagtatgaaaaatcgtcaaggtattaagaattttcattgacgaccctcaacagtcgttaatgtatagactgtttaagtgacgactctaaactgtcgaagattcattaatggcagAAATGTACGGcagttttgggtcgtcataaaaatgatcaattccctgacgatcctttggaagggtcgttactgttttggttacgcatttgacgacttaaacagtcgttaatgttttagaaatgtcgttatagactgtcgttaatctctaaaaagagtcgttagtgtatgacagtttagaatcgttattgttttgatcattaTGTATATGACCaccctaaactgtcgttaatgtcggtgaaggatcgttac encodes the following:
- the LOC113310533 gene encoding RNA polymerase II C-terminal domain phosphatase-like 2 — protein: MSRLGFIKCKVYHGDVYLGELENLPAKNQQHFQFPNNEIRISHLSMSSERCIPLSILQTISPFSIRCKLETATQPTPLPNPINNEQPPLTRLHYSCFHELRTAVVVIGDEEIHLVAMPSKQEKFPCFWCFSVPLGLYGYCVGMLNLRCLAIVFDLDETLIVANTMKSFEDKIEALQRRISCETDLFRVQGMTAEIKRYIDDKLLLKQYLEGDTVFDNGKLLKAQPEEVPPLSNSHDRVVRPVIRLPDRNTVLTRINPEVRDTSVLVRLRPAWEDLRSYLTAKGRKRFEVYVCTMAEKDYALEMWRLLDPEAHLINHKQILDRVVCVKSDSKKSLLNVFRNRICHPKMAMVIDDRLKVWEDKDQPRVHVVPAFTPYYAPQAETANAVPVLCVARNVACNVRAGFFKEFDENLLRKISEICYEDEVANLPYPPDVSDFMMSEDAGFIPNGNRDAPIIEGMHGAEVEQRLKQPDDKKMVDSAAPFVGNNHDLRPHISQQPVTVSHDVTWPSAPRTFVPLQKPSLLGVSVRREVNPSELYPESGRRIITMPHGQDVREPGLGDSSNLSRPFVQVAVPSVQGRGGWLVEEDPNVGPSNQTLRQLQDAGASNPDKQRGYHRSVENSLPSGTLPPLPQVKNEQEFLGHKRQKLNDQLSSQSLPSEQNGINLNQVSITTRENETGKVFPPSMSIGVLQEIGRRCGSKVEYKFDTSTSKDLQLFVEVLFGGEKIGVGKGKTRKDAQQQAAENALRSLADKYVAHIAPESGAVHKDLDKLSLVKENGFIWDIMDPAKDELSKEVALPNLSTSRTPFMV